One segment of Pantoea sp. Lij88 DNA contains the following:
- the rcsA gene encoding transcriptional regulator RcsA, whose product MPTIIMDSCNYTRLGLSDYMSLKGVKKKNISSVSDIEQLQQKCEQLNPGVVFINEDCFIHEPDSSERIRTIITQHPDTLFFIFMAISNIHFEEYLYVRKNLIITSKAMKTSTLDSLLGTYLQKKLNQSARISSGMDVHPLTLSQTESNMLKMWMSGHDTIQISDKMQIKAKTVSSHKGNIKRKIKTHNKQVIYHVVRLTDNVTSGIYVNIR is encoded by the coding sequence ATGCCAACTATTATTATGGATTCCTGCAACTACACACGCCTGGGATTATCAGACTATATGTCTTTAAAAGGAGTTAAGAAGAAAAATATCTCTTCTGTCTCCGATATTGAGCAACTACAGCAAAAATGTGAGCAATTAAACCCTGGTGTCGTCTTTATTAATGAAGATTGTTTCATTCATGAGCCAGATTCCAGTGAACGTATCCGCACTATTATTACGCAGCATCCCGATACGCTGTTCTTTATATTCATGGCGATTAGCAATATCCATTTTGAAGAATATCTCTACGTTCGTAAGAACCTGATTATTACGTCAAAAGCGATGAAGACATCGACCCTGGACTCTTTACTCGGAACCTATTTGCAGAAGAAGCTTAACCAGTCTGCCCGCATCTCTTCGGGCATGGATGTTCATCCATTAACCCTGAGCCAGACTGAGTCAAACATGCTGAAGATGTGGATGTCAGGTCATGATACCATCCAGATCTCAGATAAAATGCAAATTAAGGCCAAAACGGTATCGTCACACAAAGGTAATATTAAACGCAAAATCAAAACCCATAATAAGCAGGTTATTTATCATGTGGTGCGTTTGACCGATAATGTGACCTCGGGTATTTACGTTAATATTCGCTGA
- the fliR gene encoding flagellar biosynthetic protein FliR: MITLDSSQLVHWVSQFFWPLVRIMALFATAPILNERSISKRVKIGLAVMITWLVMPLLPAVDVTLFSPPGFLLLIQQMLIGIALGFTMQFAFAAVRLAGEVIGLQMGISFATFFDPGSRLNMPVLARFLDMLAMLLFLTFNGHLWLISLLVDSFHTLPIGGEPINANAFMALVKSGGLIFLNGMMLALPLIVLLLMVNLVLGLLNRVSPQLSIFAIGFPITLSVGILTISLLMPLLAPFCERLFGEIFDLLAVFLTELSRP; the protein is encoded by the coding sequence ATGATTACTCTCGATAGCAGCCAGCTGGTTCATTGGGTCAGTCAGTTCTTCTGGCCCCTGGTGCGCATCATGGCGTTATTCGCCACCGCACCCATCCTCAATGAACGATCCATCAGCAAGCGTGTCAAAATCGGTCTGGCGGTGATGATCACCTGGCTGGTGATGCCGCTGTTACCGGCTGTCGATGTCACCCTGTTTTCGCCTCCAGGCTTTCTGCTGCTGATTCAGCAGATGCTGATTGGTATTGCGCTTGGCTTCACCATGCAGTTCGCTTTTGCTGCCGTGCGCCTTGCCGGGGAAGTGATTGGTTTGCAGATGGGGATTTCGTTCGCCACCTTTTTCGATCCTGGCAGCCGTCTGAACATGCCGGTTCTGGCCCGTTTTCTCGACATGCTGGCGATGCTGCTGTTCCTGACCTTTAACGGACACCTGTGGCTGATTTCTCTGCTGGTGGACAGTTTTCATACGCTGCCGATTGGCGGTGAGCCGATAAATGCCAATGCGTTTATGGCGCTGGTGAAGTCGGGCGGATTAATTTTCCTTAACGGCATGATGTTAGCGCTGCCGTTAATCGTTTTGTTACTCATGGTAAATCTGGTACTGGGTTTGTTAAACCGTGTTTCACCACAGTTATCAATCTTCGCAATTGGCTTCCCGATTACCTTATCAGTCGGAATTTTAACCATCAGCTTGCTGATGCCCCTGCTAGCCCCGTTCTGTGAGCGTTTGTTCGGTGAAATATTTGATTTACTCGCCGTGTTCCTGACAGAACTATCCCGCCCCTGA
- the fliQ gene encoding flagellar biosynthesis protein FliQ: protein MTPESVMVMGQEAMRVALMLAAPLLLAALVSGLLISLIQAATQVNEQTLSFIPKILAVATTGIIAGPWMLNLLLDYIRTVFTNLPYIIG from the coding sequence ATGACACCCGAATCAGTAATGGTAATGGGACAGGAAGCGATGCGCGTCGCCCTGATGCTGGCCGCCCCGCTGCTGCTGGCAGCCCTGGTCAGCGGTCTGCTGATTAGCCTTATCCAGGCGGCGACCCAGGTCAACGAACAGACCTTATCCTTTATTCCTAAGATCCTGGCCGTCGCAACGACCGGTATCATTGCCGGCCCGTGGATGCTGAATCTGCTGCTGGACTACATCCGCACCGTCTTTACCAACCTGCCTTACATCATCGGCTGA
- the fliP gene encoding flagellar type III secretion system pore protein FliP (The bacterial flagellar biogenesis protein FliP forms a type III secretion system (T3SS)-type pore required for flagellar assembly.) — MRRLLPLLPLLLLAPVAHAQLPGLVSHSLPNGGQSWSLPVQTLVFITALTFIPAVLLMMTSFTRIIIVFGLLRNALGTPSAPPNQVLLGLSLFLTFFIMAPTFDKIYQDAYLPFSQDKISMDVAIDKGAQPLREFMLRQTREADLALFARLANTAPIAGPEAVPMRILLPAYVTSELKTAFQIGFTVFIPFLIIDLVVASVLMALGMMMVPPASIALPFKLMLFVLVDGWQLLVGSLAQSFYS; from the coding sequence ATGCGTCGACTGCTTCCTTTACTGCCACTGCTGTTACTGGCACCGGTTGCCCATGCCCAGCTGCCAGGCCTGGTGAGTCACTCACTGCCGAATGGCGGTCAGAGCTGGTCACTGCCGGTTCAGACGCTGGTCTTTATCACTGCGCTGACCTTTATCCCGGCCGTGCTGCTGATGATGACCAGCTTCACCCGCATCATCATTGTGTTTGGTTTACTGCGTAACGCCCTGGGCACACCATCGGCGCCGCCTAACCAGGTGCTGCTCGGACTGTCGCTGTTTCTGACCTTCTTTATTATGGCGCCGACTTTCGACAAAATTTATCAGGACGCCTATCTGCCGTTCAGTCAGGACAAGATCAGCATGGATGTGGCGATTGATAAAGGTGCTCAGCCGCTGCGCGAGTTTATGCTGCGTCAGACCCGCGAAGCCGATTTAGCCCTGTTTGCCCGTCTGGCGAACACCGCCCCGATAGCCGGTCCTGAAGCCGTGCCGATGCGTATCCTGCTGCCTGCTTATGTCACCAGCGAGCTGAAGACCGCGTTCCAGATTGGCTTTACCGTGTTTATCCCGTTCCTGATCATCGACCTGGTGGTTGCCAGCGTACTGATGGCATTAGGGATGATGATGGTCCCGCCAGCGTCTATCGCGCTGCCGTTTAAACTGATGCTGTTTGTTCTGGTCGATGGCTGGCAACTGCTGGTCGGTTCACTGGCGCAAAGCTTCTACTCCTGA
- the fliO gene encoding flagellar biosynthetic protein FliO has translation MNSQNQTLQPAAPHAQAISTGSMLAQVSSVLAVIILLILACAWLARRVGFAPKKVSSQELKLTASVSVGQRERVVIIDTPDARLVLGVTAQQITHLHTLPPGEPVSVTPVNSAPQDFRQLLQNLVKRPGKPQ, from the coding sequence ATGAATAGCCAGAATCAAACGCTGCAACCGGCTGCACCGCACGCTCAGGCGATCTCGACCGGCTCTATGCTGGCTCAGGTCAGCAGCGTGTTAGCCGTGATTATCTTATTGATTCTGGCCTGCGCCTGGCTGGCGCGCCGTGTCGGCTTTGCGCCGAAAAAGGTCAGCAGCCAGGAGCTCAAACTGACAGCCAGCGTCTCCGTGGGCCAGCGTGAGCGGGTGGTGATTATCGATACCCCTGATGCACGTCTGGTGCTGGGCGTCACCGCACAGCAGATTACCCATCTGCATACGCTGCCGCCGGGTGAACCGGTCTCTGTGACGCCGGTAAACAGTGCGCCGCAGGATTTTCGTCAGCTGTTACAGAATCTGGTTAAACGTCCCGGAAAACCACAATGA
- the fliN gene encoding flagellar motor switch protein FliN yields the protein MTDSNKPSDDVSADDLWAEAMNEQVGSSSAPQTDDVFKSFDSGNVAGSLQDIDLIMDIPVKLTVELGRTKMTIKELLRLAQGSVVSLDGLAGEPLDILINGYLIAQGEVVVVNDKYGVRITDIITPSERMRRLSR from the coding sequence ATGACTGACAGTAATAAACCGTCTGACGATGTCTCTGCGGACGATCTGTGGGCTGAAGCGATGAATGAGCAGGTCGGCAGCAGCAGTGCGCCGCAGACCGACGACGTCTTCAAATCATTCGACAGCGGTAATGTCGCTGGATCGCTGCAGGATATCGATCTGATTATGGATATCCCGGTGAAACTCACCGTGGAACTGGGTCGCACCAAGATGACCATCAAAGAGCTGCTGCGTCTGGCGCAGGGCTCCGTGGTGTCACTGGATGGCCTGGCAGGTGAACCGCTGGACATTCTGATCAACGGCTATCTGATTGCGCAGGGTGAAGTTGTGGTCGTGAACGACAAATATGGCGTTCGCATCACCGACATCATCACCCCTTCTGAACGTATGCGTCGTCTGAGTCGCTAA
- the fliM gene encoding flagellar motor switch protein FliM has protein sequence MGDSILSQAEIDALLNGDSGSAEEEKKQNGPEGDIRPYDPNTQRRVVRERLQALEIINERFARSFRMALFNLLRRSPDISVGAIKIQPYHEFARNLPVPTNLNLIHLKPLRGTALVVFSPSLVFIAVDNLFGGDGRFPTKVEGREFTHTEQRVIRRMLKLALDGYSDAWKAIYPLDVEYVRSEMQVKFTNITTSPNDIVVNTPFQVEIGNLVGEFNICIPFSMIEPLRELLVNPPLENSRQEDNHWRDNLVKQVQHSELELIAHFAETSLRLSRILQLKPGDVLPIEKPERIIAHVDSVPVLTSQYGTMNGQYALRVEHLINPILNSLNEEQPHD, from the coding sequence ATGGGCGATAGCATTCTCTCCCAGGCTGAAATTGACGCCCTTTTAAACGGCGACAGCGGCAGCGCGGAAGAAGAAAAGAAACAAAACGGACCGGAAGGCGATATTCGTCCTTACGATCCGAATACCCAGCGCCGTGTGGTACGCGAGCGTTTGCAGGCGCTGGAGATTATTAACGAGCGTTTTGCCCGTAGTTTCCGTATGGCGCTGTTTAACCTGCTGCGCCGTAGCCCGGATATCAGCGTCGGGGCGATCAAGATTCAGCCGTATCACGAGTTTGCCCGCAATCTGCCGGTGCCGACCAACCTGAACCTGATCCACCTGAAGCCGCTGCGCGGCACCGCGCTGGTCGTGTTCTCACCGAGCCTGGTGTTTATCGCTGTCGACAACCTGTTTGGTGGCGACGGACGTTTTCCGACTAAAGTCGAAGGCCGTGAGTTTACTCATACCGAGCAGCGCGTGATTCGCCGCATGCTGAAGCTGGCGCTGGATGGTTACAGCGACGCATGGAAGGCCATTTATCCACTGGACGTCGAGTATGTACGTTCAGAGATGCAGGTAAAGTTCACCAACATCACCACTTCACCGAACGACATCGTGGTTAACACGCCGTTCCAGGTGGAGATTGGTAACCTGGTGGGTGAGTTTAATATCTGCATCCCGTTTTCAATGATTGAACCGCTGCGCGAGCTGCTGGTGAACCCACCGCTCGAAAACTCCCGTCAGGAAGATAACCACTGGCGCGACAACCTGGTCAAACAGGTGCAGCACTCTGAGCTGGAACTGATTGCTCACTTTGCCGAAACCTCACTGCGTCTGTCACGGATCCTGCAGCTGAAACCCGGTGATGTGCTGCCGATTGAGAAACCTGAACGTATTATCGCGCATGTCGATAGCGTCCCGGTATTAACCAGCCAATATGGCACGATGAATGGTCAGTACGCGCTCCGTGTCGAACACCTGATTAACCCGATTTTGAATTCGCTGAACGAGGAACAGCCCCATGACTGA
- the fliL gene encoding flagellar basal body-associated protein FliL, translating to MSDNAKAKGSKRKLLIPVLLILTLAACSVAGYAVWRMMNKHEGDKPEVAKVEPPPAPVFFALDTFTVNLVNPDNDPDRVLYVGFTLRLADEESRSRMNDYLPEVRSRLLLLLSRQSAAALATEQGKQALVEQIKQALTPPLVKGQPPQAVNDVLFTAFILR from the coding sequence ATGTCTGATAACGCGAAAGCAAAAGGCAGCAAACGTAAACTCTTAATACCAGTGTTGCTTATTTTGACGCTGGCCGCTTGCAGCGTGGCAGGCTATGCAGTCTGGCGAATGATGAATAAACATGAGGGCGATAAGCCTGAGGTGGCGAAAGTAGAACCGCCTCCCGCTCCGGTCTTTTTTGCACTTGATACATTTACGGTTAACCTGGTCAATCCCGACAACGATCCTGACCGCGTGCTGTACGTAGGCTTTACCCTGCGTCTGGCCGATGAGGAGTCCCGGAGTCGGATGAATGACTATCTGCCTGAGGTGCGCAGCCGTTTGCTGCTGCTGCTCTCGCGTCAGAGTGCTGCGGCGCTGGCGACTGAGCAAGGAAAACAGGCGCTTGTTGAACAAATCAAACAGGCGCTGACACCCCCGCTGGTAAAAGGTCAACCTCCGCAGGCTGTAAACGACGTGCTGTTTACTGCCTTCATTTTGAGGTGA
- a CDS encoding flagellar hook-length control protein FliK has protein sequence MITLPNIVMKASVKTDAEPSVSTDLAAGEDALPKDFLTALGNQLLGLAKQHGKVAQSADAKAETADEARPKAPLNALMAALDNPAALTALIKPENIKAGSKSADDKDKPDVAPLSATDMQNVQALFAMLPGAVTPPATPSTPISSEAGELIAQTDTGRKSQTSLTQLLNSAQQSHAEGDDEKSSARSDAQGKPAVTAAASQNNNAAQSATSNGLTLDSSFQQALSNMIKPDDQGAIKASVSDNTINAMPVATASSLPAPVTASATISTPSTPTLNSQLGSDEWQQALSQQIVMFSRNGQQNAELRLHPADLGAIQISLKLDNDQAQINLVSGHSHVRAALEAAIPQLRSALAESGINLGESQVSSDSSAQGQQFQQQQEARRDGQHGRFSLSQDSDTDITPIAVPAALQARVSGNSAVDTFA, from the coding sequence ATGATTACGCTGCCAAACATTGTCATGAAAGCGTCGGTTAAAACCGACGCGGAACCATCAGTCTCAACCGACCTTGCTGCGGGCGAAGATGCCCTGCCTAAGGACTTTCTGACTGCGCTGGGAAACCAGCTGCTTGGTCTGGCTAAACAGCATGGCAAAGTGGCGCAATCTGCTGACGCTAAAGCAGAAACTGCCGATGAAGCGCGCCCTAAGGCACCCCTGAATGCCCTGATGGCGGCGCTGGATAATCCTGCTGCGCTGACCGCCCTGATTAAACCTGAAAATATTAAAGCTGGGTCAAAATCAGCCGATGATAAAGACAAGCCGGACGTGGCACCCTTAAGCGCCACCGACATGCAGAATGTGCAGGCGTTGTTCGCCATGTTACCGGGTGCGGTAACGCCGCCAGCGACGCCGTCGACCCCGATCAGCAGTGAGGCGGGCGAGCTGATTGCCCAGACCGACACCGGCCGGAAAAGTCAGACCTCGCTGACGCAACTGCTGAACAGCGCACAGCAGAGCCACGCAGAGGGTGATGATGAGAAGTCGTCAGCCAGAAGCGACGCCCAGGGCAAACCTGCCGTCACAGCGGCCGCCAGCCAGAACAACAACGCCGCGCAGAGTGCGACCAGCAATGGCCTGACGCTCGACAGCAGTTTCCAGCAGGCGCTGAGCAATATGATTAAGCCGGATGATCAGGGCGCGATCAAAGCCAGCGTCAGCGACAACACGATCAATGCAATGCCCGTCGCCACCGCCAGCAGCCTGCCTGCTCCGGTGACCGCCTCCGCGACCATCAGCACCCCGTCAACGCCAACGCTGAATTCACAGCTGGGCAGCGACGAGTGGCAGCAGGCGCTGAGTCAGCAGATTGTGATGTTCAGTCGCAATGGCCAGCAGAACGCGGAGTTGCGTTTACATCCGGCAGACCTTGGCGCTATCCAGATCAGCCTGAAACTGGATAACGACCAGGCACAAATTAATCTGGTTTCCGGTCATAGCCACGTCAGAGCGGCGCTGGAAGCCGCGATACCGCAGCTGCGCAGCGCGCTGGCAGAAAGCGGTATCAACCTGGGCGAGAGTCAGGTGAGCAGTGACAGTTCCGCGCAGGGCCAGCAATTCCAGCAGCAACAGGAGGCGCGCCGCGATGGACAGCATGGCCGCTTCTCCCTCTCCCAGGACAGTGACACCGACATTACGCCGATCGCCGTTCCCGCCGCCCTTCAGGCTCGCGTCAGCGGCAATAGCGCCGTCGATACTTTCGCCTGA